The proteins below come from a single Bernardetia sp. MNP-M8 genomic window:
- a CDS encoding TolC family protein, with amino-acid sequence MKKLLLFLLLFTNTISLSKAQSLEDYFVMAAKNNPKVQADYKEFEIALQKIAQVNVLPDPTLSLGYFLSPIETRVGAQRARAELSQMFPWFGTLQAKENLAALQAEAMYQRFLNSKNQIFYQVSAAYYPLYELQKLKEIENQNIEILKTYKNIATIKFENGQGSMVNVLRVDIMLKEAMTNLEILRKKEQPLLSRFKQIVNLKEEIENKKVKLNFSPSDSTLLQKSYSFTDLALQKDSLLINNPILEELETQIKASQAKEEVVIKEGLPKIGVGITYIATSKRTDMDLPQNGKDAIMPMASISLPIYRKKYKAAQKQAQLEQELFQLKKEDKTNELLTSYDKILFDLQKQQDLIKLYNEQIKESEQILRLLYSAYSNAGVDFEEVLRMQQQVLSYQKKIIMEQTAYQISIAELNYLTHKN; translated from the coding sequence ATGAAAAAACTACTTTTATTTTTGCTACTATTTACAAATACAATTTCCCTTTCAAAAGCACAATCTTTGGAAGATTATTTTGTAATGGCTGCCAAAAACAACCCAAAAGTACAGGCTGATTATAAAGAATTTGAAATTGCATTACAAAAAATAGCTCAAGTAAATGTTCTACCAGACCCTACTTTGTCTTTGGGATATTTTCTTTCTCCTATCGAAACTCGTGTAGGAGCGCAACGAGCAAGAGCCGAATTATCACAAATGTTTCCTTGGTTTGGAACTTTACAAGCGAAAGAAAATCTAGCTGCATTACAAGCAGAAGCCATGTATCAGCGTTTTCTAAATTCTAAAAATCAAATTTTCTATCAAGTTTCGGCTGCCTATTATCCTTTGTATGAACTTCAAAAACTCAAAGAAATAGAAAATCAAAATATTGAAATTCTGAAAACCTATAAAAATATTGCTACCATAAAATTCGAAAACGGACAGGGAAGTATGGTAAATGTATTGAGAGTGGATATTATGCTGAAAGAAGCAATGACTAATTTGGAAATTTTGAGAAAAAAAGAACAGCCTTTACTTTCAAGATTTAAGCAAATAGTAAATCTAAAAGAGGAAATAGAAAATAAGAAAGTAAAATTAAATTTTTCGCCTTCTGATTCTACTTTACTTCAAAAGTCATATTCTTTTACCGATTTGGCTCTTCAAAAAGATTCTTTGCTTATCAATAATCCGATTTTGGAAGAATTAGAAACTCAAATAAAAGCTAGTCAAGCAAAAGAAGAAGTTGTAATAAAGGAAGGTTTGCCCAAAATAGGTGTGGGAATTACATACATAGCTACTTCGAAACGTACCGATATGGACTTACCACAAAATGGAAAAGATGCAATTATGCCAATGGCAAGTATTAGTTTACCGATTTACAGAAAAAAATACAAAGCAGCACAAAAACAAGCACAATTAGAACAAGAATTATTTCAACTCAAAAAAGAAGACAAAACAAATGAACTCTTGACTTCTTACGACAAAATTTTATTTGACTTACAAAAACAGCAAGATTTAATCAAACTCTACAACGAACAAATCAAAGAATCTGAACAGATTCTACGGCTTTTATATTCGGCTTATAGCAATGCAGGAGTAGATTTTGAGGAAGTTTTGCGTATGCAGCAGCAAGTTTTGAGCTATCAAAAAAAGATAATTATGGAACAAACAGCCTATCAAATTTCGATAGCTGAACTTAATTATTTGACACATAAAAATTAA